The DNA window CGAGTCGCTGCGCGACCTGGTCGCCGCCGAGGGCCCGCTGGACCCGGCTCGCGCCATCGCCATCGCGCACGCGGTGGCCGACGCGCTGACCGCGGTCCACGCCACCGGCATGGTCCACGGCAACGTGCACCCCGGCACCACCCTGATCGCCGACGACGGCCGCGTCGTGCTCGCCGACGCCCGGGCCGACTCGGCCGACAGCGTCGAGTCCGACATCCGCTCGGTGGGTGGCCTTCTCTACTTCGCGCTCACCGGCCACTGGCCGCACGCCGAGGTCGGCCGGTCCGCCCTGCCCGATGCGAACCGCGACAGCTCCGGCAATCCGGCGGCGCCGCGGCAGGTCCGCGCGGGCGTCCCGGCATACCTGGACGATCTGACCATGGACCTGCTGGACCGGCGGGTCGCCGCTCCGGCCGCCGACGCGCTCACCGCCGAGCTGGGCCGCCTCGACGCCGCGTCCGAGGACGAGGAGTACGAGGATGTCGGCCCGCTGCGCTTCGTGCAGAGCTCGTCGTCGTCCGCCGAGCCGATCAAGAGCACGCCGAAAATCCTGCTCGGCGTCGGCGCGCTCGTCCTGATCGCGATCATCGGCCTGGTCTTCGGCATCCGCGCGATCAACGACTCCAGCGACCCGGAAACCGGGGCCAACCCGCCGGTCACCGCCGGCGCCGGCCAGAACCCGGAGACGCCGGCCGGCGGGGAGACGCCGACCACGGAGCCGAAGAAGATCGCGCTCACCGCCGACCAGGTCCGCATCGTGGACCCGCCGCCCGGCGACCGGGACGACACGGGTGAGGCCGCCTACGTCGTCGACGGCGATCGGGAGACCGCCTGGGACCTGGCCACGTACACCCGGCCGAACTTCGGCAACCGCAAAGAGGGCATGGGCGTCCTGATCAACCTGGGCACCCCCCGGGCCCTCGCCGAGGTGCGGGTCTCGACCTCCGCGCCCGGCGTCACCATGGACGTGCGCTACGGGACGAACGACCCGGGCGACACGTCGAACGGCGACAAGAAACTCCTCAAGGAGTACAAGAAGGTCGCGGACGACGACTCCGAGAAGAGCACCGGCACGAACTGGCTCTTCTCCGGCTTCGAGCCCGACCAGAAATACCAGTACGTGCTGGTCTTCCTCACCGAGCTGCCGAAGAACGAGGACGGCGCCGGCTACGAGGTCAAGGTCAACGAGATCGAGTTGTACGGGTACTGATCCATCCCCGCCAGGACGCAGACGAGGGCCGAATCCTTCCGGATTCGGCCCTCGTCCTTCACCGTGGATCAGGCGTAGATCGTGAAGCCGGAGCGCCCGCACAAGGCTGGACGGTCGATGCCAGACGTGAGGGCAATACACATTCTTGGCATAACCGTAAGTGGCCGAACCCACTACGGAAACGTCTCGACCGAGGCGTCAAATGTGGTCTAGTGGCCTTCATGGCATAGATTGCGGGCGTGACTTTCGCGGGCTCACCAGACGGTGTGACCGGTGCGGGCGGAACCGCACCGGGTGACGCCGATCTGATCCGTGCGCATGTCGCGGGTGATCCGGACGCCTTCGCCGAGATCGTCCGCCGCCATCGGGACCGGCTCTGGGCGGTTGCCGTGCGGACGGTCGGCGACCGCGAGGAGGCCGCCGACGCGCTGCAGGACGCTCTGCTGAACGCGCATCGCAACGCGGCCCGGTTCCGCGGCGACTCGGCCGTGACGACGTGGCTGCACCGGATCGTGGTGAACGCGTGCCTGGACCGTCTGCGGCGGCGTCAGGCCCATCCGACGGTCCCGCTGCCCGACGGCAGTCGCGGTGACGACCGTCCGTCCGCACCGGAACCCGCCGCGCCGGCCGCCGACCACGACACCGCGCTCGTGGTCCGCGACGCGCTGGCTGCGCTTCCGGCCGAGCAGCGGGCCGCGATCGTGCTGGTCGACGTGCAGGGCTACCCGGTGTCCGAGGCAGCCGAGATGCTCGGTGTGGCGGAGGGCACGATCAAGAGCCGGTGCGCTCGGGGCCGCGCCAGAATGGCTGTCGCCCTGGGGTTCCTGCGGGGTGAGGGGAACCGGGCGGCCGGTGGAAACGTCCCATCCGGGTCCGGGTCGGTCACTCCCCTGCCGGCCGGACACGATCGGAGGGATCAGCCGTGACGGGCGCCGGGTTCGACGGGGTCGACCTCGATCTGCTGGCCGACTACATCGGCGGCGCTCTGATCGGCACGCCCGACGACGAGCGGATCGGCGCTCTGGTCGCCGAGGACCCGGTGTGGCGGGAGGCCTATCAGCGCCTCGCCCCGGGCATGGCGACCGTCGGCACGACGCTGCGTGACCTGCCCGCCGAGCCGATGCCGGGCGATCTCGCCGCCCGGCTGGACTCGTTGTTCGTCCCGGCGCCGGGCGCTGTCCCGGATTCCACGGTGACGGAGTCGGATGCGGTTGGGGAGGGCGTCAATCCCGTACCCACAAAGGTTGTTGATCTTGCCGAGGCGAAGCGTGAGCGCGCCGCCGCAGCCCGGCCACGACGGCGCGTGCGCTGGGCCGCGCCCATCTCGGTGGCCGCCGGTGTGGTGATCTTCGCCGGGTTCGGGCTGAGCCGGCTGTCCGGCAACGACGCGTCGGACTCGGGGGCGGCGGAGAGCTCGGCCGACGGTTCGGTGCCGATGATCGCGATGGCGCCCGAGATCCTGCGGAGCGGGTTCGACTACGACGCGGCGACGCTGGGCCGGCCACCGGTGGGCGCCGGTGGGAGCGAGGCTGCGCAGCCCGGCGAGGCCAGCACGAAAACTGACGCGTTCAGCACGCCGAGAAGCGCGCTCGACCGGCTTCTCGATCCCGGCGTGCTCGCCGACTGCCTGGAGGCGATCACCCGGGAGAACGCCGGTGGGGAGCTCAGCGTGAGCTCGGTCGACTACGCCAGCTACACCGGTGTGCCGGCCCTCGTCGTGCGATTCACGGCGGTCAACGGCGGATGGGCCTGGGCGGTCGGCGCGGACTGCGGCGCACCCGGTGGTGACGCGGACGCGCTGCAGAAAGTGCCGGTACGCTGATCCGAATCCCCGGTGAGGTCCGACACGGGCCGCGCCCGGGGAATGGCGGATGCCTAGCATGACGTTCTAGCGTGCAGTGTCGCCGCCGTTCTGTGCGGCGAAAAACAGACTGAGGAGTCGGCAGTGGACGAGGTCCGCAATCTGATCATCATCGGTTCGGGGCCGTCCGGCTACACCGCGGCGCTCTATGCGGCCCGCGCGAACCTCAAACCGCTGGTGATCGAGGGCGTGCAGTCCGGCGGCGCGCTGATGACCACCACCGAGGTGGAGAACTTCCCGGGTCACCGCGACGGCATCATGGGCCCCGAGCTCATGGACAACATGCGCGCGCAGGCCGAGAAGTTCGGCGCCGAGTTCATCACCGACGACGTCACCCGCGTCGAGCTGGGCGACCGTCCGACCGAGCCCGGCACCGAGGGCCTCAAGACCGTCTGGGTCGGCGAGAAGGAGTACTTCGCTCGCGCCGTGATCCTGGCGACCGGTTCCGCGTGGCGTCCGATCGGTGTTCCCGGCGAGCAGGAACTGCTCGGCCGCGGCGTCTCGTCGTGTGCCACCTGTGACGGCTTCTTCTTCCGCAATCAGCACATCGTGGTGGTCGGCGGCGGTGACTCCGCGATGGAGGAGGCGACCTTCCTCACCCGCTTCGCCGAGACCGTGACCATCGTGCACCGGCGTGACACCTTCCGGGCCAGCAAGGTCATGCAGAAGCGCGCCCTCGACAACGAGAAGATCAAGGTCGAGTGGAATTCGGTGGTCGAGGAGATCCTCGGCGCCGACGGCAAGGTCAGCGGCGCCCGGATCCGCAACGTACAGACCGGTGAGACCAAGGTTCTCGACGTCACCGGCGTCTTCGTGGCGATCGGCCACGACCCGCGCAGCGAGCTCTTCAAGGGTCAGGTCGAGCTGGACGACGAGGGCTATGTGAAGGTCCAGTCGCCGAGCACCCGGACCAACGTCGCCGGCGTGTTCGCCGCCGGTGACCTGGTCGACCACACGTACCGGCAGGCCATCACCGCGTCCGGCACGGGCTGTGCCGCGGCGCTGGACGCCGAGCGCTTCATCGCTTCATTCGTAGAGCTGTAAGACCGGGAGGGTCCCTGTGAAGGTCGTCACCGAACAGACATTCGCCGCCGACGTGCTGCAGTCCGACAAGCCGGTGCTTGTCGACTTCTGGGCCGAGTGGTGTGTGCCGTGCAAGAAGGTCGACCCGCTGCTGGCCGAGATCGCCGACTCGGAGCTGGGCTCGCAGGTGGAGATCGTCAAGGTCAACATCGACGAGAACCCGCAGATCGCCATGCAGTACCAGGTGATGTCGGTGCCGACGCTGACCATCTTCAAGGGTGGCGAGCGGGTCAACTCGGTGGCCGGTGCGAAGCCGAAGAGCTTCCTGGTCAACTTCATCGAGTCGGCTCTCTGACGTTTCGCCTCTGCGCCCCGCGTCCGTTCTGGGACGCGGGGCGTACGCTTCTTCCGGTCGTTCTTCCCCCCGCCCCCTAGGGAGTTCTGAGTGCGGTCCATCCGACGCGGTGACACCGGCCCGGCCGTTTCCGAGATCAGGTCGATCCTGGTCGGTCTGGAGTTGCTCGAAGGCGCTGAACCGGACGTCTTCGACGAGGCGCTGGAGGACGCGGTCCGCGCGTTCCAGCAGGGCCGTGGGCTCGGCATCGACGGCATGGTCGGCGACGAGACGTGGGGCGCCCTCGACGCGGCCCGCTGGCGGCTCGGCTCCCGGGCGCTGTTCCACTCCGTGCCCGACGCGCTCGTCGGTGAGGACGTGCGGGCCCTCCAGGAGCGTCTGCTGGAGATGGGGTACGACACCGGCCGCCCGGACGCGATCTACGGCGCCCGCACCGCCCGTGCGGTGGCGCAGTTCCAGCGCGAGGTCGGCCTCTCCCCGGACGGCTCCTGCGGCCCGCAGACCATGAAGGCGTTGCAGCGGCTCGGCCGCAAGGTCGTCGGTGGCCGTCCGCAGTGGCTGCGCGAGGCCGAGGCGTTCCGCCAGTCCGGCCCGAACCTGGTCGGCAAGACCATCGTGATCGACCCGGGTCACGGCGGTGGCGACGACACCGGCGTGCTGGTGCCCGACGGCCCGCTCCGGTGGAACGAGGCGGACCTCGTCTTCGACCTGGCGTCCCGTCTGGAGGGTCGGCTCGCCGCGGCCGGCATGCGCGTGCACCTGACCCGCGGCCCGTCGCCGGCCGCGCCGATGAGCGGCTCCGAGCGGGCCGCGCTCGCCAACAGCCTCGGCGCCGACCTGCTGATCTCGCTGCACCTCGACGGGCACTCCTCAGCCTCCGCCGAGGGCGTCGCGACGTACCACTACGGCACCGGGAACGGTCTGAGCTCCACGGTCGGCGAGCGGCTGGCCAACCTGGTGCAGCGCGAGATCGTGGTGCGCACCGGGATGCACGACTGCCGCACCCACGCGAAGACCTGGGACCTGCTGCGGCTGACCCGCATGCCCACGGTACGGGTGGATCTCGGTTACCTGACCTCCCCGCGGGACCGGGAGCGCCTGATCGACCCGATGTTCCGGGAGCAGATCGTCGAGGCGCTGCTCGCCGCCGTGCAGCGGATGTACTTCCCGGTGGAGCGGGACGTGCCGACCGGCTCGATCGACGTGCGCCAGCTGCGGCTCGCGCTGGCCGACCGGAGCTGAACTAGTTCTCCAGGCTGCTGGTGGCCGGCATCGGCCGCAGCAGCTTCTCCGGGCTCATCGAGCCGAGCAGTTTCTCCAGCGCGTACTCCACGTCGGACTTCCAGGACAGGGCCGTCCGCAGCTCCAGCCGCAGACGCGGGTAACGGAAATGCGGGCGGACCGTCTTGAAGCCCACCGACAGGAAGAAGTCGACGGGCGCGACGCAGACGCCCTCGCGCTCCTCGTCGGCCTCACCGGCTTTCGCGTCGCCGAACGCCTCGATCGCCTTGATCCCGCGTTTCGTCAGGTCGCGGGCGACACCCTGCACCAGCATCCGGCCCAGGCCGCCACCGGCGAACGCGGGCACCACCTTCGCCGTGGTGAGCAGGGCGGCGTCGGCGCTCACCGGTGACGTGGGGAATGCCATCGAGCGGGGCACGTATGCGGGCGGGGCATA is part of the Actinoplanes missouriensis 431 genome and encodes:
- the trxA gene encoding thioredoxin; protein product: MKVVTEQTFAADVLQSDKPVLVDFWAEWCVPCKKVDPLLAEIADSELGSQVEIVKVNIDENPQIAMQYQVMSVPTLTIFKGGERVNSVAGAKPKSFLVNFIESAL
- a CDS encoding protein kinase domain-containing protein, with the protein product MTQVGEGHETAADEAGPVLTFGAPTAGEILAERYQLEQHVNNDSAGRQVWRGIDVILRRPVAVVLRHPGGASATEMLQAAVAASRVIHPNLVGVYDAIDEQSRAYVVREWVDGESLRDLVAAEGPLDPARAIAIAHAVADALTAVHATGMVHGNVHPGTTLIADDGRVVLADARADSADSVESDIRSVGGLLYFALTGHWPHAEVGRSALPDANRDSSGNPAAPRQVRAGVPAYLDDLTMDLLDRRVAAPAADALTAELGRLDAASEDEEYEDVGPLRFVQSSSSSAEPIKSTPKILLGVGALVLIAIIGLVFGIRAINDSSDPETGANPPVTAGAGQNPETPAGGETPTTEPKKIALTADQVRIVDPPPGDRDDTGEAAYVVDGDRETAWDLATYTRPNFGNRKEGMGVLINLGTPRALAEVRVSTSAPGVTMDVRYGTNDPGDTSNGDKKLLKEYKKVADDDSEKSTGTNWLFSGFEPDQKYQYVLVFLTELPKNEDGAGYEVKVNEIELYGY
- the sigM gene encoding RNA polymerase sigma factor SigM yields the protein MTGAGGTAPGDADLIRAHVAGDPDAFAEIVRRHRDRLWAVAVRTVGDREEAADALQDALLNAHRNAARFRGDSAVTTWLHRIVVNACLDRLRRRQAHPTVPLPDGSRGDDRPSAPEPAAPAADHDTALVVRDALAALPAEQRAAIVLVDVQGYPVSEAAEMLGVAEGTIKSRCARGRARMAVALGFLRGEGNRAAGGNVPSGSGSVTPLPAGHDRRDQP
- a CDS encoding GNAT family N-acetyltransferase encodes the protein MSRRLVNLTLDTLEDLPRPCRQCVYWELDPVSAERAHATGDPGLEKEAWVSQTLLEWGSCGKLAYVDGMPAGFVMYAPPAYVPRSMAFPTSPVSADAALLTTAKVVPAFAGGGLGRMLVQGVARDLTKRGIKAIEAFGDAKAGEADEEREGVCVAPVDFFLSVGFKTVRPHFRYPRLRLELRTALSWKSDVEYALEKLLGSMSPEKLLRPMPATSSLEN
- the trxB gene encoding thioredoxin-disulfide reductase produces the protein MDEVRNLIIIGSGPSGYTAALYAARANLKPLVIEGVQSGGALMTTTEVENFPGHRDGIMGPELMDNMRAQAEKFGAEFITDDVTRVELGDRPTEPGTEGLKTVWVGEKEYFARAVILATGSAWRPIGVPGEQELLGRGVSSCATCDGFFFRNQHIVVVGGGDSAMEEATFLTRFAETVTIVHRRDTFRASKVMQKRALDNEKIKVEWNSVVEEILGADGKVSGARIRNVQTGETKVLDVTGVFVAIGHDPRSELFKGQVELDDEGYVKVQSPSTRTNVAGVFAAGDLVDHTYRQAITASGTGCAAALDAERFIASFVEL
- a CDS encoding N-acetylmuramoyl-L-alanine amidase; protein product: MRSIRRGDTGPAVSEIRSILVGLELLEGAEPDVFDEALEDAVRAFQQGRGLGIDGMVGDETWGALDAARWRLGSRALFHSVPDALVGEDVRALQERLLEMGYDTGRPDAIYGARTARAVAQFQREVGLSPDGSCGPQTMKALQRLGRKVVGGRPQWLREAEAFRQSGPNLVGKTIVIDPGHGGGDDTGVLVPDGPLRWNEADLVFDLASRLEGRLAAAGMRVHLTRGPSPAAPMSGSERAALANSLGADLLISLHLDGHSSASAEGVATYHYGTGNGLSSTVGERLANLVQREIVVRTGMHDCRTHAKTWDLLRLTRMPTVRVDLGYLTSPRDRERLIDPMFREQIVEALLAAVQRMYFPVERDVPTGSIDVRQLRLALADRS